The Petrocella atlantisensis genome has a window encoding:
- the istB gene encoding IS21-like element helper ATPase IstB yields MDSIVNQQIKLLSKAMKLSSFQSYEQVLRDSKENQQTYEEFLLQLLKVEAGNRKENKLIRLKRQAKFPFEKSLEEFELNRLQHVDSSTIFELASCEFVKKKENIILIGNPGTGKTHLSIALGLKACLNGFKVHFTTAASLATELVEAESEQRLGKFIRQLSRIDLLILDELSYLSFNKYQSELLFQVISERSERGSVVISTNLEFSKWEEFFPDTLLTNALIDRVTFNAHILNMNGDSYRLSKSLN; encoded by the coding sequence ATGGATTCTATCGTCAACCAACAAATAAAACTCTTATCTAAAGCAATGAAACTTTCTTCGTTTCAGTCCTACGAGCAAGTGCTTCGAGATAGCAAAGAAAACCAGCAAACATATGAGGAATTCTTACTACAACTACTAAAGGTTGAAGCAGGCAATCGTAAGGAAAATAAGTTGATTAGGTTAAAGCGCCAAGCTAAATTTCCTTTCGAAAAATCATTAGAGGAGTTTGAATTGAATCGGTTACAACATGTAGATTCATCTACGATCTTTGAGTTAGCCAGTTGTGAGTTCGTCAAAAAGAAAGAAAATATCATTCTTATTGGCAATCCTGGTACAGGTAAAACACATTTGTCTATAGCGCTTGGTCTAAAGGCCTGTTTAAATGGCTTCAAAGTTCACTTTACAACTGCGGCCAGTTTAGCTACAGAATTAGTTGAAGCAGAATCAGAACAACGTTTGGGTAAGTTTATTCGTCAGCTATCAAGGATTGATTTATTAATCCTCGATGAGTTATCTTATCTATCATTTAATAAGTATCAGTCAGAACTATTGTTTCAGGTAATATCAGAGCGTTCTGAACGAGGAAGTGTTGTTATATCAACAAACCTCGAATTCTCAAAGTGGGAAGAATTCTTCCCAGATACATTGTTAACTAATGCTTTGATCGATAGAGTAACCTTTAATGCTCATATACTAAATATGAATGGTGATTCTTATCGATTAAGTAAGTCATTGAACTAA
- the istA gene encoding IS21 family transposase, with the protein MHQRLQDELGFSGSGSTIRRVVRELRNKTKEAFVPLEFDPGEAAQIDFGSAYAYIKGQRKKLKFFCMRLCFSGHFFVKAYYAENEECFLDAHISSFKFFGGVPKRTIFDNAKVAVSEGLGAYVTKETKRYCELKAHYQFAATYCNPRSGNEKGLVENLVGYVRRNAMVPMPKVDSLDELNATLESYCQGYIEHSIASRTGTVGENFSIEKRVLLPLPLYHYSPEKLLYPEVSAYSLITFQTNKYSVPTDYCGKEVCLKAGPSEIRVYHKNEMIANHERNYGKNHRTYDIGHYIKLLEAKPRAIFNAAPVRQYVPKDVLQMYASKHGGQKLLLAYLKESNGLKETPDITVIPTQLNLYDQLIQEVNS; encoded by the coding sequence ATTCATCAACGACTACAAGACGAGCTTGGTTTTAGTGGAAGTGGCTCAACCATTCGGCGTGTTGTTCGTGAACTTAGGAATAAGACTAAAGAAGCCTTTGTTCCTTTAGAATTTGACCCTGGCGAAGCTGCACAGATTGATTTTGGTAGTGCCTATGCCTACATCAAAGGGCAACGTAAGAAACTGAAATTCTTCTGCATGCGATTATGCTTCAGCGGCCACTTTTTTGTGAAGGCATACTATGCTGAAAATGAGGAATGCTTTCTAGACGCTCATATTTCATCATTCAAGTTCTTTGGTGGCGTACCTAAGCGTACAATCTTTGATAATGCTAAGGTGGCTGTAAGCGAGGGTCTTGGTGCATACGTGACCAAAGAGACCAAACGCTACTGTGAGTTGAAAGCCCATTATCAGTTCGCTGCTACTTACTGTAATCCACGTAGTGGTAATGAGAAAGGTCTTGTTGAAAATCTTGTGGGCTACGTTAGGCGAAATGCTATGGTTCCAATGCCAAAAGTTGATTCACTAGACGAATTAAATGCCACCTTAGAAAGCTACTGCCAAGGATACATAGAGCATTCTATTGCTAGCAGAACCGGTACTGTAGGTGAAAACTTCAGCATTGAAAAACGTGTTTTACTGCCACTGCCTTTGTACCACTATAGCCCTGAAAAGCTTCTCTACCCTGAAGTCAGTGCATATTCACTTATAACCTTCCAGACGAATAAGTACTCTGTCCCAACGGATTATTGTGGGAAAGAAGTTTGCCTTAAGGCTGGACCAAGTGAGATTCGTGTTTACCATAAAAATGAAATGATTGCTAATCATGAACGCAACTATGGTAAGAATCATCGTACTTATGACATTGGTCACTATATTAAGTTGTTAGAAGCAAAACCACGAGCCATCTTTAATGCAGCACCAGTAAGACAATATGTTCCAAAGGATGTCCTACAGATGTATGCGAGTAAACATGGTGGTCAGAAACTTCTTTTAGCCTATTTAAAGGAATCTAACGGGTTAAAAGAAACGCCTGACATAACTGTCATCCCAACACAGCTAAATCTCTATGATCAGCTGATACAGGAGGTGAATAGTTAA
- a CDS encoding helix-turn-helix domain-containing protein: MKIDLELYEQIRHLHLHDGMSQRAISRKLDISRNTVSKYCNGEHVPWERKEYSSRSTPVVTDEVKDFILKCFEEDDTHSFKSKSILPQGFINDYKTSLVLVEVAQPFGVLFVNLGIRLKKPLFL; the protein is encoded by the coding sequence GTGAAAATAGATTTGGAACTTTATGAACAAATTCGACATCTCCATTTACATGATGGAATGTCCCAAAGAGCAATTTCTAGAAAACTAGATATCTCAAGAAACACGGTTTCTAAGTACTGTAACGGTGAGCATGTTCCATGGGAACGCAAGGAATACTCATCAAGATCAACCCCTGTTGTTACAGATGAAGTCAAAGACTTTATTCTTAAGTGTTTTGAAGAAGATGATACCCATTCCTTCAAAAGCAAAAGCATACTGCCACAAGGATTCATCAACGACTACAAGACGAGCTTGGTTTTAGTGGAAGTGGCTCAACCATTCGGCGTGTTGTTCGTGAACTTAGGAATAAGACTAAAGAAGCCTTTGTTCCTTTAG
- a CDS encoding YgjP-like metallopeptidase domain-containing protein — MNHSQPFWNLLKRILPDYESRKEWVRNNGIKYDL, encoded by the coding sequence ATGAATCACTCTCAGCCATTTTGGAATTTGTTGAAACGGATTTTGCCTGATTATGAAAGTCGAAAAGAGTGGGTTCGGAATAATGGGATTAAGTATGATTTGTAG
- the kwaA gene encoding anti-phage protein KwaA has translation MIDNIKMKFLMYISSLWLLFVMLIILYISVPLEFGENSHYVGTWNLISTNVIPLVSIMMLVVSSFFVTTFNYTVSRGMQSYFKIKRVQNKNYEHLTFLTTYILPLIAFNLSEVRFVIMLMLLIFVIGFIYVRTDLFYANPTLALLGYQLYEADVEMRDNKIYENLILICKGNISKESNLEYLRVDERIYFVKEK, from the coding sequence TTGATTGATAATATAAAAATGAAATTTCTAATGTATATTTCATCATTGTGGTTACTGTTTGTGATGCTAATTATTTTATATATTAGTGTTCCGCTTGAATTTGGAGAAAACAGTCACTATGTTGGGACTTGGAACTTAATAAGTACGAACGTGATTCCTTTAGTGAGTATAATGATGCTAGTTGTTAGTTCGTTTTTTGTAACAACATTTAATTATACCGTTTCAAGAGGGATGCAATCGTATTTCAAAATTAAGAGGGTTCAAAACAAGAATTATGAACACCTAACATTTCTAACAACATATATTTTACCTTTGATAGCTTTTAACTTATCTGAGGTTCGATTTGTAATAATGTTGATGTTATTGATTTTTGTTATTGGATTTATTTATGTTAGAACAGATTTGTTTTATGCAAATCCAACGCTTGCTTTACTTGGTTATCAATTATATGAAGCTGATGTAGAGATGAGAGATAATAAAATCTATGAAAATCTGATACTTATTTGTAAAGGGAATATCAGTAAAGAATCAAACTTGGAATACTTAAGAGTTGATGAAAGAATATACTTTGTTAAGGAGAAATGA
- the kwaB gene encoding anti-phage protein KwaB, whose protein sequence is MAMESKSVLVAKLNKIVGHSTEGELYFLLEDERLLIKKGDLDEQTQAVMTKEFINHTKQYLSQEEISIMGLSLADDRKDVLYHYDYEDRIPEVDYITSVQQNVLSDSYNFKHDDISKMKGYVFAFVDEDTRITLYKEHYPIMVMKKEAGETLKDKINIKLTNSNKITEVDDDIFKLNFDFDFMIVDGELYVKNLKKLESKFGFIKVLEKKANESVDTIDLLEIVEDISYLRNDITDASFARKIVKVASKSIVLQKCNKEDIIKFINESNDIIKNKFKFDESGNLLDLKTKKARKAFITLLDDSFLYSKLTDHDYLSGAKDDLSSHEI, encoded by the coding sequence ATGGCGATGGAATCAAAATCGGTACTTGTTGCAAAACTTAATAAAATTGTGGGACACTCTACAGAAGGTGAATTATATTTTTTACTTGAAGATGAACGGTTGTTAATCAAAAAAGGTGACTTAGATGAACAAACCCAAGCTGTAATGACCAAGGAGTTCATCAATCATACAAAGCAATATTTGAGTCAAGAAGAAATTAGTATAATGGGACTATCCCTAGCGGATGATAGAAAAGATGTACTTTACCATTATGATTATGAAGATAGAATTCCTGAAGTAGACTATATTACAAGTGTTCAGCAAAATGTTCTATCTGACTCGTATAATTTTAAACATGATGATATTTCTAAAATGAAGGGTTATGTTTTCGCATTTGTTGATGAAGATACTCGAATAACGCTTTATAAAGAACATTATCCAATAATGGTAATGAAAAAAGAAGCTGGAGAAACGTTAAAAGACAAAATAAATATCAAATTGACCAATTCAAATAAAATCACAGAAGTTGACGATGACATTTTTAAGTTGAACTTTGATTTTGATTTCATGATTGTTGATGGCGAATTGTATGTCAAGAATTTAAAAAAATTGGAGTCGAAATTTGGATTTATCAAAGTTCTTGAAAAAAAAGCAAATGAAAGTGTCGATACAATTGATTTGCTTGAAATTGTTGAAGATATTTCTTATTTAAGAAATGATATTACAGATGCTTCATTTGCAAGGAAAATTGTAAAAGTAGCTTCGAAATCAATTGTGCTTCAAAAATGCAATAAAGAAGATATCATTAAATTCATTAATGAATCGAACGATATTATAAAAAATAAATTCAAGTTTGATGAGTCAGGCAACCTGCTAGATTTGAAAACTAAAAAAGCAAGAAAGGCATTTATTACTCTTCTTGATGATTCATTTTTATATTCAAAATTAACAGACCATGATTATTTGTCAGGTGCAAAAGATGATTTAAGTTCTCATGAAATATAG
- a CDS encoding ImmA/IrrE family metallo-endopeptidase, translating into MPTVRINVKPEILSWVQAQIEIDDLRSAIRDNFIKWLHGEKEPTLNQIEEFSKATHIPLGYFFLNAPPQEDNSFIEYRTVDSIQLSKPSRDLLDTIDEMERIQDWMKEYLFDQSMDNLDFVGLHDETVSIESMVMSIRDTLKIEKDWYTESKDTWDSFKRIRTKMEAIGIVVMMNGVVGSNTHRSLNIDEFRAFTMIDKLAPLIFINAHDTDCGRLFSLVHELAHIWYGENSLFNDKYLESQNSIERKCNAIAAEIIVPNDIFVQEWKRINDELQLKIRKLAHDFKCGMTVIARRALDNNFISQKTYKELADTARMIYFQNKENSGPGGDYYNTALSRIDKRFLLAINDSAYQGKTSFSEVYRLTNTTRKTFENIIDRARGTAS; encoded by the coding sequence ATGCCTACTGTAAGGATTAATGTAAAACCAGAAATACTAAGTTGGGTTCAAGCTCAAATTGAAATTGATGATTTAAGAAGTGCAATTAGAGATAACTTCATAAAATGGTTACATGGAGAAAAAGAACCAACATTAAATCAGATAGAAGAATTTAGTAAAGCAACTCATATTCCACTAGGTTATTTTTTCTTAAATGCTCCTCCTCAAGAGGATAATTCCTTTATTGAGTATAGGACTGTGGATAGTATTCAACTTTCTAAGCCAAGTAGAGATTTACTAGACACTATTGATGAAATGGAAAGAATCCAAGACTGGATGAAAGAATATTTGTTTGATCAATCCATGGATAACCTTGATTTTGTTGGTCTTCATGATGAAACTGTATCTATTGAGAGCATGGTAATGAGTATTAGAGATACTTTGAAGATAGAGAAAGACTGGTATACGGAAAGCAAAGACACCTGGGATTCTTTTAAGCGTATTAGAACCAAAATGGAAGCAATAGGTATAGTTGTCATGATGAATGGTGTAGTAGGTTCTAATACACATAGATCTCTAAATATAGATGAGTTTAGAGCATTTACAATGATTGATAAGTTAGCACCGTTGATATTTATTAATGCACACGATACTGATTGTGGTCGTCTCTTTTCATTAGTTCATGAACTAGCTCATATTTGGTATGGTGAAAATAGTCTTTTTAATGATAAATATTTAGAAAGCCAGAATAGTATTGAGAGAAAATGTAATGCAATAGCAGCAGAGATTATTGTGCCAAATGATATATTTGTTCAAGAATGGAAGAGGATTAATGATGAATTACAATTAAAGATTAGAAAACTTGCACATGACTTCAAATGTGGAATGACTGTTATTGCTCGAAGAGCATTGGATAATAATTTTATTAGTCAAAAGACTTATAAGGAATTAGCAGATACAGCCAGAATGATATATTTCCAAAATAAAGAAAATAGTGGTCCGGGTGGCGATTACTATAATACTGCTTTAAGTAGAATTGATAAGAGGTTCCTACTTGCTATTAACGATAGTGCATATCAAGGTAAAACATCTTTTTCGGAAGTCTATAGACTTACAAATACGACAAGAAAAACCTTTGAGAATATAATTGATAGGGCAAGAGGTACAGCTTCATGA
- a CDS encoding DUF4411 family protein, whose protein sequence is MINQQRRYLIDSNSIITPYKTFYPFDLAEKFWIGLAEKIRSGEIILLDLVSEEIRKGDDNLTTWINDFDSSLMLSRNNQNIISTYSQVMSYIQKSDLYNEKALRHWSDANVADPWLIATGKVYEHIIVTFENPNGNLSSYQPTKNPKIPDVSAVFNVECCNLYNMMRDLRMIL, encoded by the coding sequence ATGATAAATCAGCAGAGGCGATATTTAATTGACTCTAATTCAATTATTACACCATATAAGACGTTTTATCCTTTTGACTTAGCCGAGAAGTTCTGGATAGGGCTTGCTGAAAAGATTCGATCGGGTGAGATTATACTTCTTGATCTTGTTAGTGAAGAGATTAGAAAAGGTGATGATAATTTAACAACTTGGATAAATGACTTTGATAGTTCCTTAATGCTTTCTAGAAATAACCAAAATATTATTAGTACATATAGTCAAGTGATGTCGTATATACAAAAGTCAGATTTATATAATGAAAAAGCACTGCGTCATTGGTCAGATGCAAATGTTGCAGATCCTTGGTTGATTGCTACTGGGAAAGTATATGAACACATCATTGTAACTTTTGAGAATCCAAATGGTAATCTATCAAGTTATCAGCCTACAAAGAACCCCAAAATTCCTGATGTTTCAGCGGTATTTAATGTGGAATGCTGCAACTTGTATAATATGATGAGAGATTTACGAATGATTCTATAA
- a CDS encoding TetR/AcrR family transcriptional regulator — MADILDKMSPDKKVRLINAAMKEFGENRFDKASTNVIVKEAGISKGLLYHYFRTKEELYNYIFDYAVKAVALPIAEQIGLEDRDIIRRIERITKLKMKILNDIPALLDFSKTMYAGMDYEEIKKSVEKYNPIPLDMYYSHNIDSTLFKEGVDVAIAIRTIQYTLERLGEIYMIQRNMGIEPSMDHIFCEVESFLAHFRNTLYK, encoded by the coding sequence TTGGCAGATATATTAGATAAAATGAGTCCGGACAAAAAGGTGCGTCTGATTAATGCAGCTATGAAAGAGTTTGGAGAGAACCGGTTTGATAAAGCCTCGACCAATGTCATTGTTAAAGAAGCAGGCATATCTAAAGGGCTCTTGTATCACTATTTTAGAACCAAGGAAGAATTATACAACTATATTTTTGATTACGCCGTTAAAGCAGTAGCATTACCGATTGCAGAGCAGATTGGTTTAGAAGATAGGGACATCATAAGGCGAATAGAACGGATTACAAAGCTGAAAATGAAGATTCTAAATGATATACCTGCCTTGCTGGATTTTTCGAAAACCATGTATGCAGGCATGGATTATGAAGAGATTAAAAAAAGCGTAGAAAAATATAACCCCATTCCTTTAGATATGTATTATAGCCATAATATCGATAGTACACTTTTTAAAGAAGGTGTGGACGTGGCTATAGCTATTAGAACCATTCAGTATACTTTAGAAAGGTTGGGCGAAATCTATATGATACAGCGCAACATGGGTATAGAGCCGAGTATGGATCATATCTTTTGTGAAGTAGAAAGCTTTTTGGCTCATTTTAGAAACACACTCTACAAATAA
- a CDS encoding HlyD family secretion protein, with product MKKKLIIAFVIFISIGSGLFYLLTMGNIGVKYNTVEVMKDEAGIYVQDVGRISSKNIRRYYGNSMDKVVEMTLKLGDHVKKGQPLIVYEADTETVDLEVQKIEKQIEALEAIYKDAKSGTDIQSINNARIEISKIESQIDIATKDKDRIETLYSEGIVPLVELEQSLENIEKLQSSLEIARNNYSRLTKGISGNIREKYEADIDALLLSIDILEKRKEDNILYADIEGIVTELGTFEGDTPSAGIMILEIQDPTEKVVLVDFMVEDAIRMRPSLEAKIEDLNLDIKIDHLKVNQIYPKAFVTLSELGVEENRQTVSVDLPTSDDTLAFGLEVETMVMIEPPREMLLIPIGAVVEKNSKQYVEVLVDGNPIEREILTGIHVEGNIEVINGLEEGDQVILNYQNE from the coding sequence ATGAAGAAGAAATTGATCATCGCATTTGTTATATTCATATCTATAGGCTCAGGTCTTTTTTATCTACTAACGATGGGTAATATAGGCGTCAAATATAATACGGTCGAAGTGATGAAAGATGAAGCCGGCATATATGTTCAGGATGTAGGTAGAATTAGTTCCAAAAACATCAGAAGGTATTATGGCAATAGTATGGATAAAGTTGTCGAGATGACGCTAAAGCTCGGCGATCATGTAAAAAAGGGACAACCTCTTATTGTATATGAAGCAGATACCGAAACGGTTGATCTTGAAGTCCAGAAGATTGAAAAGCAGATAGAAGCGCTAGAAGCTATCTATAAGGATGCAAAGTCCGGCACAGATATACAAAGTATTAACAACGCCAGAATAGAAATCTCCAAAATCGAAAGCCAAATAGATATAGCAACTAAGGATAAGGACAGAATAGAAACACTTTATAGTGAAGGTATTGTACCCCTCGTTGAACTGGAGCAGTCGCTAGAAAACATAGAAAAGCTTCAAAGCAGCTTGGAGATTGCACGTAACAACTATAGCCGTCTAACAAAAGGGATATCAGGTAATATACGGGAAAAATACGAGGCGGATATTGATGCTTTGCTTTTATCTATTGATATCTTAGAAAAAAGAAAAGAAGACAATATCCTATATGCGGATATTGAAGGTATAGTGACAGAACTAGGTACTTTTGAGGGTGATACACCCTCCGCCGGTATCATGATACTTGAGATACAAGACCCAACTGAAAAAGTGGTATTGGTCGATTTTATGGTGGAAGATGCAATCAGGATGCGTCCCAGCTTAGAAGCTAAAATTGAGGATTTGAATCTAGACATTAAGATAGATCATCTAAAGGTGAATCAGATATATCCTAAAGCCTTTGTAACCTTATCAGAGCTTGGCGTAGAAGAGAACCGTCAGACAGTGTCCGTCGATCTACCCACCTCTGATGATACACTTGCTTTTGGACTTGAAGTAGAGACGATGGTCATGATCGAACCACCGAGAGAAATGTTGCTTATACCAATAGGCGCAGTGGTAGAAAAGAATTCAAAACAATATGTGGAGGTTCTTGTAGACGGCAATCCAATTGAAAGAGAAATTCTGACCGGCATACATGTTGAGGGCAACATAGAAGTAATAAATGGCCTCGAAGAAGGCGACCAGGTCATATTGAATTATCAGAATGAGTAA
- a CDS encoding ABC transporter ATP-binding protein, producing the protein MIKVKNLYHSYNNDENYAVNDVNFEIKKGEIFGFLGPSGAGKSTTQNILVGLLQLQKGEVEVAGYDVKHIKDKMFNKIGMSFEQSNVYSKMSGIENLEFYRKLFDVKTRDPKELIKLVGLDGKENTKAGKYSKGMKHRLTFARSMINNPELWFLDEPTTGLDPSIAANIKDIIKQENEKGATVFLTTHNMYIADELCDRVAFIVDGKIRLIDSPKALKLKYGEKLVDVEYIKNGELIKEQFSTVAESEKARIVEVINNYDIQTMHTKEATLEEIFIKVTGRGLV; encoded by the coding sequence ATGATAAAAGTCAAAAACCTGTATCATTCATATAATAATGATGAGAATTATGCGGTGAATGATGTTAATTTTGAAATCAAAAAAGGTGAAATCTTTGGATTCTTGGGTCCTTCCGGTGCCGGAAAATCAACCACCCAGAACATCCTTGTAGGTCTTCTTCAGTTGCAAAAGGGTGAGGTTGAGGTTGCAGGTTACGATGTTAAGCATATTAAGGATAAAATGTTTAATAAGATTGGCATGTCCTTTGAACAATCCAATGTCTACAGTAAGATGTCCGGCATTGAAAATCTTGAATTCTATAGAAAACTATTTGACGTGAAGACAAGAGATCCCAAAGAATTAATAAAACTTGTGGGGCTGGACGGCAAAGAAAATACAAAAGCAGGCAAGTATTCAAAAGGGATGAAGCATCGGCTCACCTTTGCAAGATCCATGATTAATAACCCGGAGTTATGGTTTCTGGATGAACCGACGACTGGACTGGATCCATCCATTGCGGCGAATATAAAAGATATCATCAAACAAGAAAATGAAAAAGGCGCCACTGTATTCTTAACAACTCATAATATGTACATTGCTGACGAACTGTGCGATCGTGTGGCCTTCATAGTAGATGGAAAGATAAGATTGATCGACTCACCAAAAGCACTCAAACTCAAATATGGTGAAAAGCTGGTTGATGTTGAATATATTAAAAACGGTGAACTGATCAAAGAGCAGTTCTCTACGGTAGCTGAATCGGAGAAGGCCAGGATCGTGGAAGTCATCAATAATTATGATATCCAGACCATGCACACCAAGGAAGCCACTCTTGAGGAAATATTCATTAAAGTTACCGGAAGGGGTCTGGTCTAG
- a CDS encoding ABC transporter permease has protein sequence MKLWYSFSKELILSSKSWYFYIELGMAIVLLVILVFVVPEDFDSKGKNYFYLDLPQVVEGRYMKNLLEEDLDDFAEQVELEGDNQIYSASLYETKESKIYLLESREALDAISNSERVPVVHVRVNEDHQIVHTYYLQGYETRKLQNLLLVYHNRLAGHDVIEDYSNRLEVRRLYQDSAPLNDKENMIPVFLTFNGSLMSLFIIAAYIFLDKNEGIIKAYAITASSVWHYLLSKIGVIIVTSIMTSLIITIPIMGNQPNYPAMMLFLVASGFFAASLGLLLTSFFKDIVEAFGAMYIFIVIMIMPNISYFTPSWDPDWVKIIPSYVMLQSFKDIISMGGNMTYVMVASLGFLMLGLAIFILANYRFKKTLSL, from the coding sequence ATGAAGCTTTGGTACAGTTTTTCAAAAGAGTTGATTTTATCCTCAAAAAGCTGGTATTTTTATATTGAACTGGGAATGGCCATCGTACTCTTGGTGATTCTTGTATTTGTTGTGCCCGAGGATTTTGATAGTAAAGGGAAGAACTATTTCTATCTTGATTTACCTCAGGTTGTAGAGGGCAGATACATGAAGAACTTGCTAGAGGAAGATTTGGATGATTTTGCCGAGCAGGTAGAATTGGAAGGAGACAATCAAATCTATAGTGCCAGTCTTTACGAAACAAAAGAATCAAAAATCTACTTGCTGGAGAGTAGAGAAGCACTTGATGCCATTTCTAACTCAGAAAGAGTTCCGGTGGTTCATGTTCGTGTCAATGAAGACCATCAGATTGTGCATACATACTATCTTCAAGGATATGAGACCAGGAAACTTCAGAATCTGTTATTGGTGTATCATAACCGATTGGCAGGACATGATGTCATTGAAGATTATTCAAATCGCTTAGAAGTCAGACGTCTTTATCAGGACAGTGCACCTTTAAATGACAAAGAGAACATGATACCGGTATTTCTAACCTTCAATGGTAGTTTGATGAGTCTGTTCATTATCGCCGCATATATCTTTCTGGATAAAAATGAAGGTATTATCAAGGCATATGCAATAACCGCATCCTCAGTGTGGCATTATTTATTAAGTAAGATCGGGGTCATCATTGTAACAAGTATTATGACCAGCCTCATTATTACCATACCGATTATGGGGAATCAACCGAACTATCCGGCTATGATGCTATTTTTGGTGGCATCCGGATTTTTTGCAGCTTCCCTTGGTCTTCTACTTACAAGCTTTTTTAAGGACATTGTAGAAGCCTTTGGTGCTATGTACATTTTCATCGTGATTATGATCATGCCCAATATCTCATATTTTACGCCGAGCTGGGATCCGGATTGGGTGAAAATCATTCCAAGCTATGTGATGCTGCAGAGTTTTAAAGATATTATAAGTATGGGCGGTAACATGACCTATGTGATGGTAGCATCTTTAGGGTTTTTAATGCTGGGACTGGCTATTTTCATACTGGCAAACTATAGATTTAAAAAGACACTGTCCTTGTAA
- a CDS encoding ABC transporter permease: MIRKIFIIFLRDMKTSVRNFITLYILVVPVIFAVLINVFSPGINDTTVEILLLEGENPPQAEYFKQFAKVELSESLEATHDRVRKRDNIIAILPGTSKDYYILTQGNEPDYVVDYVKNLASFAHFDIGMDDRAAEILTYGREIPPLKKLMVNTAMIFTSVLGGMIIALNIVEEKTDNTISAIHLSPVSRLGFIAGKSMMGVVIPVVGSILLLIITGFGGINFFHVFFMVTTSCIISILIGFIEGINNDDVMNAAGNMKLLFLPLFGSIAGVELLADKWQPLFYWIPFYWTYKGNDLVLSNRGSWMEIMKYSGIVLGISILVFLILAPKIRKGLE; encoded by the coding sequence ATGATAAGAAAAATATTCATTATATTTTTACGGGATATGAAAACCAGTGTACGGAACTTCATCACCTTGTACATTCTTGTTGTACCGGTTATTTTTGCCGTCCTCATCAATGTGTTTTCTCCCGGTATTAATGACACCACGGTTGAAATCCTTTTACTGGAGGGAGAAAATCCACCGCAAGCCGAATATTTTAAACAATTTGCAAAAGTGGAGCTCTCAGAGAGCTTAGAGGCGACCCATGACCGGGTTAGAAAACGAGATAATATTATTGCCATACTGCCAGGCACCTCAAAGGACTATTATATTCTGACACAGGGAAATGAACCGGATTATGTTGTGGATTACGTTAAGAATCTGGCTTCCTTTGCCCACTTTGATATTGGGATGGATGATAGGGCGGCTGAGATTCTGACTTATGGTAGAGAGATACCGCCACTAAAAAAACTGATGGTCAATACGGCCATGATCTTTACGTCTGTTTTAGGTGGAATGATTATTGCTTTGAATATTGTTGAAGAAAAAACAGATAACACCATCAGTGCCATTCACTTATCACCGGTGTCAAGATTGGGCTTTATTGCAGGAAAAAGCATGATGGGCGTCGTCATTCCCGTGGTGGGCAGTATACTGCTCTTAATCATCACCGGCTTTGGTGGTATTAACTTTTTCCATGTTTTTTTCATGGTAACCACCTCGTGTATTATTAGTATTCTTATTGGATTTATTGAAGGCATAAACAATGATGATGTCATGAATGCAGCTGGTAACATGAAATTACTTTTCTTACCTTTGTTTGGGTCCATTGCCGGTGTAGAGCTATTGGCAGATAAATGGCAACCCCTTTTTTACTGGATTCCTTTTTATTGGACATACAAAGGCAATGACTTAGTTCTGTCAAACAGAGGTTCGTGGATGGAGATTATGAAATATTCAGGCATTGTACTGGGTATAAGTATCCTAGTATTTCTGATATTAGCACCAAAAATAAGAAAAGGATTAGAGTAA